CGAGCGCGTCGTTATACGCGGCTTCGATTTTCGCGGGATCCTTCTTGAGATCGATGCCGATCAATAGTCCGCCCCCCGTGCCGCACATGTTCGCGACCGCGCGCAGCAGTTCGACGGCCCGATCCGGCATGAAATTGCCGATGGTCGAACCGGGAAAATAAACTGCCGCATGCGACGTCCTGCGGCGCGGCGTGGGAAGTTCGAACGAAGCGGTAAAGTCGGCGCACACCGGCAGAATCTCGATGCGCGGATAATCGGTGGTCAGTTCCGCGGCCGTTTGCTCCAATTGTTCGCCGGAGATGTCCACCGGCACATAGGCCACCGGCTCCGACAGCGCGTCGAGCAAATAGCGTGTTTTTACGCTGCTGCCGCTGCCGTATTCGATCAACATCGCGCCGGAGCCGATTTGTTCGCCCATCTCCGACGCTGATTCGTGCATAATTGCCAGTTCGGAACGGGTCAAATAGTATTCGTCGAGAACGCAGATTCGCTCAAAGAGCGCCGATCCTCTTTGGTCGTAAAAGTATTTGCACGGAAG
This DNA window, taken from Pirellulales bacterium, encodes the following:
- the egtD gene encoding L-histidine N(alpha)-methyltransferase; protein product: MPPSPTLAGRAFRAHPEFLRDVVAGLDAPAKELPCKYFYDQRGSALFERICVLDEYYLTRSELAIMHESASEMGEQIGSGAMLIEYGSGSSVKTRYLLDALSEPVAYVPVDISGEQLEQTAAELTTDYPRIEILPVCADFTASFELPTPRRRTSHAAVYFPGSTIGNFMPDRAVELLRAVANMCGTGGGLLIGIDLKKDPAKIEAAYNDALGITAQFNLNLLQRINRELDGNFCLDQFQHRAVYNAELGRVEIDLVSRCDQRVIVAGRSFDFKCGEAIRTEYSHKYSVEEFAAMAAPTGLVLHREWIDRPRNFAVLHLAIE